The following are from one region of the Salvia hispanica cultivar TCC Black 2014 chromosome 1, UniMelb_Shisp_WGS_1.0, whole genome shotgun sequence genome:
- the LOC125224335 gene encoding heat shock cognate 70 kDa protein-like yields MAENGEARAIGIDLGTTYSCAAVWKHGHVEIIPNDRGNRTTPSYVAFTRTERLVGNAAKDQVALNPTNTVFDAKRLIGRKFSDPMVTSDMKLWPFKVIPHPNIDKPMIEVSYKGEKRQFSAEEISSMVLSKMKDVAEAYLGSSVKNVVITVPAYFNDSQRRATKDAGNIAGLNVVRIINEPTAAAIAYGLDKGGSVAKNVLIFDLGGGTFDVCVATIEADIVEVRVTAGDAHLGGQDFNNRMVNHFVQEFKRINDVDISGNRRALRRLRAACERAKRILSSASETTLDIDSLFEGIDLFSTITRVEFEKLNMDLFRKCIKQVEKCLCDAKMDKSNVDEVVLVGGSTRIPKMQQMLKDLFDGKELCKTINPDEAVAYGAAVLAAKLSGEGNEKVESVVLMDVTPFSLGIRGVEGQMEVLIPKNTPIPTTSEEIFTTCADNQTSVEIKVYEGEKTTIRGNNLLGKFELKGIPPAPRGIPGINVCFDIDADGIMNVSAEDMATGVKNEITIDYKGRLSQEEIRKMMQGLEKERKAEAKNGLKKYMYNMFKAIEYDKIAAKLTADDMKTINDALMSTIQWLVSNKSAEADDFKHKMKELERVYNPIITKIYEED; encoded by the exons ATGGCGGAAAATGGCGAAGCACGGGCGATCGGGATAGATTTGGGGACGACATATTCATGCGCCGCAGTTTGGAAGCACGGCCACGTTGAGATTATACCGAATGATCGGGGCAACCGCACCACGCCCTCTTACGTCGCCTTCACCCGCACCGAGCGTCTCGTCGGCAACGCCGCTAAAGATCAAGTCGCCCTTAATCCTACTAACACAGTTTTCG ATGCAAAGAGGCTGATTGGCCGGAAATTCAGTGACCCAATGGTTACGAGTGACATGAAACTATGGCCATTCAAAGTCATTCCTCACCCTAATATCGACAAGCCTATGATAGAAGTCTCCTACAAAGGAGAGAAGAGACAGTTTTCAGCTGAGGAGATCTCTTCGATGGTGCTCTCTAAGATGAAGGATGTCGCCGAGGCTTATCTTGGATCATCTGTCAAGAATGTTGTGATCACCGTGCCTGCTTACTTCAACGACTCTCAGCGCCGGGCCACCAAGGATGCTGGAAACATTGCTGGCCTTAACGTTGTGAGGATCATCAATGAGCCTACTGCTGCAGCCATCGCATACGGTCTTGATAAAGGGGGTAGTGTGGCTAAGAATGTGCTGATTTTCGACCTTGGTGGTGGCACTTTCGATGTGTGCGTGGCCACGATAGAGGCGGATATTGTTGAGGTGAGGGTTACTGCTGGTGATGCCCATCTCGGAGGGCAAGACTTCAACAACAGGATGGTGAATCACTTCGTGCAAGAGTTCAAACGCATCAATGATGTAGATATCAGTGGGAACCGAAGGGCTTTGAGGAGATTGAGGGCTGCTTGTGAAAGAGCCAAGAGGATACTTTCCTCGGCTTCCGAAACCACACTTGATATTGACTCCTTGTTTGAGGGGATTGATCTGTTTTCGACTATCACTCGTGTTGAATTTGAGAAACTTAACATGGATTTATTCAGAAAGTGTATTAAGCAGGTTGAGAAATGCTTGTGTGATGCAAAGATGGATAAGAGCAACGTGGATGAGGTCGTGCTGGTGGGAGGATCGACGAGAATTCCCAAGATGCAGCAGATGCTTAAGGATTTGTTCGATGGGAAGGAGTTGTGCAAGACCATAAACCCAGACGAAGCTGTGGCCTACGGTGCTGCAGTGCTAGCTGCCAAGCTGAGTGGTGAAGGCAATGAGAAAGTGGAGAGTGTGGTTCTGATGGATGTTACTCCTTTCTCTCTCGGCATTCGTGGAGTTGAAGGTCAGATGGAAGTTTTAATTCCGAAGAATACCCCCATCCCGACAACAAGTGAGGAGATATTCACCACGTGCGCGGACAATCAGACCAGTGTGGAGATCAAGGTGTACGAGGGTGAAAAAACAACGATAAGAGGCAATAATCTGTTAGGGAAATTTGAGCTCAAAGGCATACCCCCGGCGCCAAGGGGCATTCCTGGAATCAATGTGTGCTTCGACATTGATGCAGATGGTATCATGAATGTATCGGCAGAAGACATGGCGACCGGAGTCAAGAACGAGATCACAATCGACTACAAGGGTAGGCTGTCCCAGGAAGAGATAAGGAAGATGATGCAGGGTCTGGAGAAGGAAAGGAAAGCTGAGGCCAAGAATGGTTTGAAAAAGTATATGTACAACATGTTCAAAGCAATTGAGTATGACAAGATTGCAGCCAAGCTCACAGCAGATGACATGAAGACGATCAATGATGCTTTGATGTCTACTATACAGTGGTTGGTTTCAAACAAATCTGCAGAGGCTGATGATTTTAAACATAAGATGAAGGAGCTCGAGAGAGTTTATAATCCCATCATCACCAAGATTTATGAAGAGGATTAA
- the LOC125207991 gene encoding actin-75-like, protein MAESEDIQPLVCDNGTGMVKAGFAGDDAPRAVFPSIVGRPRHTGVMVGMGQKDAYVGDEAQSKRGILTLKYPIEHGIVNNWDDMEKIWHHTFYNELRVAPEEHPILLTEAPLNPKANREKMTQIMFETFNAPAMYVAIQAVLSLYTTSAEREIVRDMKEKLSYIALDYEQELETARTSSSVEKSFELPDGQVITIGNERFRCPEVLFQPSMIGMEAAGIHETTYNSIMKCDVDIRKDLYSNIVLSGGTTMFTGIADRMSKEITALAPSSMKIKVVAPPERKYSVWIGGSILASLSTFQQMWISKSEYDESGPSIVHRKCF, encoded by the exons ATGGCGGAATCCGAGGATATTCAACCACTCGTCTGTGATAATGGAACTGGAATGGTTAAG GCTGGCTTTGCTGGAGATGATGCTCCACGAGCTGTGTTCCCTAGCATTGTAGGGAGGCCCCGCCACACCGGTGTGATGGTTGGTATGGGCCAGAAAGATGCATATGTTGGGGACGAGGCTCAGTCGAAGAGAGGTATTCTGACTTTGAAGTACCCCATCGAGCATGGTATTGTCAATAATTGGGATGACATGGAGAAGATTTGGCATCACACGTTTTACAATGAGCTCCGTGTGGCCCCGGAGGAGCACCCAATCCTTCTCACAGAAGCGCCCCTGAATCCAAAGGCTAACAGGGAGAAGATGACTCAGATCATGTTTGAGACATTCAATGCTCCTGCCATGTACGTCGCTATCCAGGCCGTCCTGTCCCTGTACACCACCTCAGCAGAGCGAGAAATTGTGAGGGACATGAAGGAGAAGCTGTCCTACATTGCTCTTGACTACGAGCAGGAGCTTGAGACTGCAAGAACCAGCTCCTCAGTGGAGAAGAGCTTCGAGCTGCCTGATGGGCAAGTCATTACCATTGGCAATGAGCGTTTCCGTTGCCCTGAGGTCCTCTTCCAGCCTTCAATGATCGGTATGGAAGCAGCGGGTATCCATGAGACCACCTACAACTCCATCATGAAGTGCGACGTGGATATTAGGAAGGATCTCTACAGCAACATTGTTCTCAGTGGTGGTACTACTATGTTCACTGGTATTGCTGATAGAATGAGCAAGGAGATCACCGCCCTTGCTCCCAGCAGCATGAAGATTAAGGTCGTCGCTCCTCCTGAGAGGAAATACAGTGTCTGGATTGGAGGCTCCATTTTGGCCTCTCTCAGTACCTTCCAACAG ATGTGGATATCCAAATCCGAATATGATGAGTCGGGTCCATCCATTGTTCACAGGAAATGTTTCTAA